The Alicyclobacillus vulcanalis DNA window TACTTTTGGTGTTCGCCACACTTTAGTAGACACGCACGGTGGCTTCGTCGTCAATTGAGGACGACGGCTTTTACACCACTACTTGAGACTCTAACTCGCAGGTGCTGTGCTGTTTCGTCTTTCGTGGCCGGCTTGTGTGTTCCTTGCGTGCGTGATCGCGGCATTTGTGGGGCTGATGGAAGTGGGGCATACACGCGCGGTTCGGAGGGCGGCCACGATGGATATCGCGGATCTCGTGCGGTTTTCAAAAGAGGAAGAGTGAGGCTCGCGCGCTTTTGCTGAGCATACCCAGCGTTGTCGCTTGTCCAGCGAGCCCACTAAAATCCTGTCCCCGGCCCACAGTGTTTTCGAGCATACAGTGCGCAGGCGGTGGCCGGCCGCTCATCGCGCGCCCATGGCGATGATGAGCGGCAAGTACACGAAGCTCAGCGCGGTCGTGATGGTCACCACCATCGAGGTCTGCTCCTCAGCCGTGTGGAAGCGGCTCGCGAGCGCGACGGTGTTGACCGCGGCGGGCATGCTGGCTTCTACAAAAAGAACGGAGGCGAGCAGGCCGTGGATGCCAAGGGCCCAGAGCAACAGCTTCGACGCGATCGGCGTCACCACCACGCGCAGTGCCACGCCGATCCACACGTCCTTTCGCCTGGCCGCGGTCCATTGCGTTCGTCCGAGTTGAATGCCGAGGACCAACAAGACCACGGCTGCGTACGCGTCGCCAAGCAGCTTTGCCGCCGTCGCGAGTCCGCCCGGAAGCGGCTGGTGGAAGGCGCACAGCACGAGGCCCAAGGCGCTGGCGTACAAAAGGGGAGTACGGAACAACGTTCTCCAGCCGCCTTGGCGATCACGCCCGCCCGCCGCGATCGATACACCGAGCGTATTCACAAGGATGATCTGAAGGATGACGTACAGTGTCCCGAGGGAAAATCCCTGCGTGCCATACGCGAGCAGCAGGACCGGGAGCCCGTAGTTTTTGGAGTTGCTGAAGATGGTGGTCAGCATCAGAGAGCGCGACGAAGCGCGATCGAGGCGGAAGATGCGTCCGGCTGCC harbors:
- a CDS encoding AEC family transporter, with translation MAFLELLWNVSVPILVTCLAGALFARYQKVDTSSLAAVALYLLAPALILSALPTANLHGSHALQIVLFTASITAFCWLSALAAGRIFRLDRASSRSLMLTTIFSNSKNYGLPVLLLAYGTQGFSLGTLYVILQIILVNTLGVSIAAGGRDRQGGWRTLFRTPLLYASALGLVLCAFHQPLPGGLATAAKLLGDAYAAVVLLVLGIQLGRTQWTAARRKDVWIGVALRVVVTPIASKLLLWALGIHGLLASVLFVEASMPAAVNTVALASRFHTAEEQTSMVVTITTALSFVYLPLIIAMGAR